One window of the Cuculus canorus isolate bCucCan1 chromosome 13, bCucCan1.pri, whole genome shotgun sequence genome contains the following:
- the LOC128853532 gene encoding protein phosphatase 1 regulatory subunit 3E-like, with protein sequence MEKAGSLHGSLPAPRLYLPRNFSCGACLYGSSAEPCKGGRDGDASPAAVRDAAGERPPPARGREPSVPGAPRSPAQRRRAKSLPTPGDRSLRPAPPHSPARRKTVRFADSLGLELASVRHFCEADLPRVPPLFEARKEPERALPPLPPPPFPPLQPPLQPSLPPPPFPPLQPPLEPLFPPRPGSMPGFLERVRQHKVKLEWVRSEPAGLRGAVRVLNVAYEKAVSVRYTLDAWGSCAELPAAYHPPAPAGGDTDRFAFLLPLPAAAAALEFAVRYRVAGDEYWDNNGGDNYRLRGRQRPPPVPPQDLDSTAWIHFI encoded by the coding sequence ATGGAGAAGGCGGGGTCGCTGCACGGCTCGCTGCCCGCGCCGCGGCTCTACCTGCCGCGCAACTTCAGCTGCGGCGCCTGCCTCTACGGCAGCTCGGCCGAGCCCTGCAAGGGCGGCCGCGACGGCGACGCCTCCCCGGCGGCCGTGCGGGACGCGGCGGGCGAGCGGCCGCCCCCTGCCCGCGGTCGGGAGCCCTCGGTGCCCGGcgcgccccgcagccccgcgcaGCGCCGCCGCGCCAAGTCGCTGCCCACGCCCGGCGACCGCAGCctccgccccgcgccgccgcaCAGCCCGGCCCGCCGCAAGACCGTGCGCTTCGCCGACTCGCTCGGCTTGGAGCTCGCCTCCGTGCGGCACTTCTGCGAGGCCGATCTCCCGCGGGTGCCGCCGCTCTTCGAGGCGCGGAAGGAGCCGGAGCGCGCGCTGCCCCCTCTGCCGCCGCCGCCGTTCCCCCCGTTGCAGCCCCCGTTGCAGCCctcgctgccgccgccgccgttCCCACCGCTGCAGCCGCCGCTGGAGCCGCTGTTCCCACCGCGCCCCGGCTCCATGCCCGGCTTCCTGGAGCGCGTCCGGCAGCACAAGGTGAAGCTGGAGTGGGTTCGCTCCGAGCCCGCGGGGCTGCGCGGAGCCGTGCGCGTCCTCAACGTCGCCTACGAGAAGGCGGTGTCGGTGCGCTACACGCTGGACGCCTGGGGCAGCTGCGCCGAGCTGCCCGCCGCGTACCACCCCCCCGCGCCCGCCGGCGGCGACACCGACCGCTTCGCCTTCCTCCTgccgctccccgccgccgccgccgccctcgAGTTCGCCGTCCGCTACCGCGTGGCCGGCGACGAGTACTGGGACAACAACGGCGGCGACAACTACCGGCTGCGGGGGCGGCAGCGGCCCCCGCCCGTCCCGCCGCAGGACCTCGACAGCACCGCCTGGATACACTTCATATGA